From the genome of bacterium (Candidatus Blackallbacteria) CG13_big_fil_rev_8_21_14_2_50_49_14, one region includes:
- a CDS encoding transcriptional repressor, with the protein MSAEHLTHSHSHPDASHRLEQALDLLKEARLKLTRPRKALIEVLVREHGPFTIEELAQKIHDTPCDPATIYRNMDAFEDLNLVRQCDFGDGMARYEMIGADEEHHHHIICRKCRKLELIDLCFVKELEKLVRDRGYIQVNHSLEFYGICADCQAKSGK; encoded by the coding sequence ATGAGCGCAGAACATCTTACACATTCCCATTCACACCCCGATGCCAGTCACAGGCTTGAGCAGGCTTTGGATCTGCTCAAAGAGGCACGTCTGAAACTGACCCGCCCACGCAAAGCCCTGATTGAGGTTTTGGTGCGGGAACATGGGCCTTTCACGATTGAAGAACTGGCCCAAAAGATCCACGATACCCCCTGCGACCCCGCCACGATTTACCGCAATATGGACGCCTTTGAAGATTTAAACCTGGTGCGCCAATGTGATTTTGGCGATGGCATGGCCCGCTACGAAATGATTGGGGCCGACGAAGAACATCACCACCATATTATCTGCCGCAAATGCCGCAAGCTGGAACTGATCGATCTCTGTTTTGTTAAAGAATTGGAGAAACTTGTGCGCGATCGCGGCTATATTCAGGTCAACCACAGCCTGGAGTTTTATGGCATTTGTGCCGACTGTCAGGCAAAATCAGGGAAGTAG